A portion of the Misgurnus anguillicaudatus chromosome 16, ASM2758022v2, whole genome shotgun sequence genome contains these proteins:
- the tmem265 gene encoding transmembrane protein 121 — MLPSPQVCVSTLVTVSTMAVVDLYLLEQSMLGPRGGAHPAVWPCVAVALGDLCFLLALRFVSAGVVSEARSPRRGFANALWFLFLSLLQLKLFFVCQNYRQERRPPDPLARKTLTLLLSVCLPSLFLILTGADYMTPLRRKQEVRSRLLWVVVDLLDVLDLQAGLWEVQGTVGVPLWVEGIVFFYCYVLLLLLPCVSLTELGATALPGLQATRKEAIYPWLSLVTINLFTLVPRGVGMLWYRDPRVSTVFLGKNLLALAVKLSSAWERHKKGRGGVQGAGSATGTGTQNRREVSEPAAEQEQGCTSPTASSTRYHTLSRTHSHSHTLSHVSLDPTETSLGPAYISHEL, encoded by the coding sequence ATGTTGCCCTCGCCACAGGTGTGCGTGTCTACTTTGGTGACAGTGAGCACAATGGCAGTGGTCGACCTCTACCTGCTGgagcaaagcatgctgggaccTCGTGGCGGAGCCCATCCTGCAGTATGGCCATGTGTCGCCGTCGCACTCGGTGATCTGTGTTTCTTGCTGGCACTGCGCTTTGTTTCAGCCGGTGTCGTCTCGGAAGCTCGCTCTCCCCGTCGGGGCTTCGCCAATGCTCTCTGGTTCCTATTTCTATCTCTGTTGCAGCTCAAGCTTTTCTTTGTGTGTCAAAATTACAGACAAGAGCGGCGACCTCCAGATCCTCTCGCCCGTAAGACACTGACTCTATTACTTTCTGTCTGCCTGCCCTCACTGTTCCTCATCCTGACAGGAGCCGATTACATGACTCCCCTTCGGAGAAAACAAGAGGTCCGCAGCCGACTTCTGTGGGTGGTTGTGGACCTGCTCGACGTGCTGGACCTGCAAGCCGGCCTGTGGGAGGTGCAGGGAACTGTTGGGGTCCCCCTTTGGGTGGAGggtattgttttcttttattgttacGTATTGCTGCTGTTGCTGCCGTGCGTTTCGCTAACCGAGCTCGGTGCTACTGCCCTGCCCGGACTACAGGCAACTCGGAAAGAAGCCATCTATCCTTGGCTCAGTTTGGTCACCATTAACTTATTCACCCTTGTGCCCAGAGGAGTGGGGATGTTATGGTATAGGGACCCACGGGTGTCTACAGTGTTCCTGGGTAAAAACCTGCTGGCTCTTGCAGTAAAGCTCAGCTCCGCCTGGGAGCGGCACAAAAAGGGACGTGGAGGGGTTCAGGGGGCTGGAAGCGCCACAGGAACCGGAACCCAGAATCGCAGGGAGGTCTCAGAACCAGCGGCAGAGCAGGAACAAGGGTGCACGTCTCCGACTGCATCATCTACGCGCTACCACACGCTTTCACGCACGCATTCACACAGCCACACGCTGTCTCACGTCAGTTTGGACCCTACGGAGACCTCGCTGGGACCTGCTTATATTTCTCATGAACTCTAG